The Actinomycetes bacterium genome has a window encoding:
- a CDS encoding PAS domain S-box protein: MAAASEQHATGEEFGPLVAAVKDYAIFLLDPEGRVVSWNAGAERIKGYRAQEILGGSFTRFYQPQDVAAGMPAAALGRAREQGRFAGYGWRVRKDGSRFYAHVTITALRDASGTLWGFAKVTQDVTDQRRQQEELAASAARFQTAVEHLLDPLVLLSTVRDADGQVVDFRYEYVNPAHVEQAPVSAEGVVGRRLLEVHREAGTSGLFDACRKVVETGEPIAWDAFGYQDTVTERPIQRVLDIRVARLDDGVLVTWRNVTERLRTQQQLVEARAQAEVSQRLQASLLPTVSVDDPAVELLTRYQPGGQRALLGGH, encoded by the coding sequence GTGGCAGCAGCCAGCGAGCAGCACGCGACCGGTGAGGAGTTTGGGCCGCTGGTCGCTGCGGTCAAGGACTATGCGATCTTCCTGCTGGATCCCGAGGGTCGGGTGGTGAGCTGGAACGCCGGCGCCGAGCGGATCAAGGGATATCGAGCCCAGGAGATCCTGGGTGGGTCGTTCACCCGCTTCTACCAGCCGCAAGACGTCGCTGCCGGGATGCCTGCCGCGGCCCTTGGCCGGGCACGCGAGCAGGGCCGGTTCGCGGGCTACGGCTGGCGGGTGCGCAAGGATGGCAGCCGCTTCTACGCCCATGTGACTATCACCGCCCTGCGTGATGCCAGCGGCACGCTGTGGGGGTTCGCCAAGGTCACCCAGGACGTCACCGACCAGCGACGCCAGCAGGAGGAGCTGGCCGCCTCCGCGGCCCGGTTTCAGACCGCGGTCGAGCACCTTCTTGACCCTCTGGTGCTGCTGTCGACGGTGCGCGACGCCGATGGGCAGGTGGTGGACTTCCGGTACGAGTACGTCAACCCGGCCCATGTCGAGCAAGCTCCGGTCAGTGCCGAGGGCGTGGTCGGCCGCCGGCTGCTCGAGGTGCACCGCGAGGCTGGGACCAGCGGCTTGTTCGACGCCTGCCGCAAGGTTGTGGAGACCGGCGAGCCCATCGCGTGGGACGCCTTCGGCTACCAGGACACCGTGACCGAGCGGCCGATCCAGCGGGTGCTCGACATCCGCGTGGCCAGGCTGGACGACGGTGTGCTGGTCACCTGGCGCAACGTGACCGAGCGGCTGCGCACCCAGCAGCAGTTGGTCGAGGCGCGCGCCCAGGCCGAGGTGTCCCAGCGCCTGCAGGCAAGCCTGCTGCCCACTGTCAGCGTGGACGACCCGGCGGTCGAGCTACTCACCCGCTACCAGCCCGGCGGGCAGCGGGCGCTGCTAGGAGGCCACTGA